Within Malus domestica chromosome 04, GDT2T_hap1, the genomic segment TAAGAGTAAGAATGTGCGTGAGGTGGTGGTGCAGCATACTGGGATGCACCGTAGCTACTGGCGGGGTAGGCCGTATTGAAGTTCATAGCTTGGATTGGATGCCTGGGGTACTGGTACTCATACAGCAGCTGATGTGGAGCCATGTGATTGGCTGGAGCTGGTGCCGGAGCCGGAGCAAAGTTTGGGAATTGAGTACCATATGGAGGCATGCGAGGCGCATTGAACCCATTAAACATGTAAGGCACGGGAGGACCACGTGGCACATTGCCATGATTAGGCGGTAATCCAGTGCGTGCTGGAGCAGCATCACCACATTGCTCATTCTCATCCGAATCCCCAGCATTTGCATTCCCCTTTTgccccttctttttcttcttggttCCACTGCCGCCAGCACCGTCGCGGCCTCCACCGCTGCCTCCACGTTTCTCAACCGCACAGTCACTGTCATCGTCATCGTCGTCCCCACCAAAACACTTCTCCGCCGCATccggctgtcctgacacgttcACAGCCTTCCCCTGCCTCACCACCTCAACCTTCACCTCTTTGCCTTTTCCACCGCCACCCGCGCCCTTTTTTGCCGGTGCACCACCGCCCTCAATCACTTTCACAGCATTCGCCCCCTCATCGCTCTTACTCCCACCCGCGCCACCAGCaccctcatttttcttcttaccACCATTATCCTGGACTTGAACAACTTCAGCCTTAACCGCCTCCCTTTCTTTATCACCACTGCCGCCGCAGCCAGGTCCGCCATGGTTACCGTCCTGCGACCCTTTGGCGTTTTCCCCTTGCTGTCTCTCCTTAttcttccccttttttttcttcttgtcgTTTGAATTATTGCTGTTGTTAGCCTTCTGATCAAGCCACAGCTCTGCATGTTTCCCTCCCTTGGCCAGCTTCCTGATCAAAATCTCCGGCTCCACGTTCCCAGTCACTGTCACTTTGTTTTCCTTCCCGAAGCTCCCATCGAACTCTGTTTTGTAAACCCCTGGAAACCCaccaaagaaatcataaaaaatcagtaaaattcacataattttttgaattaaaacaataaaaactcatcaaaaacaaaacccatagttgtaaaaattaaaaaacttgaGCCGAACTGTAAGTCTGTAACCGAAAAAAGTTGATGAAACAGGAGACATGCAAATCAGAAACCATCAAATCAATAAGGACCGTACGATTaaaaaaactacaaaaaaaaaagattaaaatccTATCAGAGGGATTTCAAGGTTACCATCTATTTTTTTCAAGATTTTTGCGACTTTTTTCTTGCAGCCCCCACAGTGTATAGGGACTTTCAAAACCCAAATCTGTAAAACGGAGAAGAAGTTgttagaaaatctgaaagttgaaacctttttctgaaaaaataacAAGTTGGTGTTCTTCGAAAGTAAATTACTTTGTATTTGAGAGTGGGTACCGAaacttcttcaatttctttcgGTTTTTCTGGTTTGGCTTCAGACTTAGCTTCAGCTTTTGCCATTAGACAGAATCAGAGGGAGTGAGCAACTCTtgatttttagagagagaggaagagaggagaggaagagaggttTGCAATGAGTGAGGCAACTGGGAAATGCTTCAGAAGGAAGTGGGGTTTATGATGGAGGGGAAAGATCTAGTGACTGAAGGGGAACAGAGTTGCACAGTGGAAATTACAGTGGGGTCCCTTGAAGTTGGTGCTTGGTGGGGTggctttatatttttttataaatgtttTGGGGGAAttctatatttttaaatttcattttagtACAATGAGAATTATTgtgaaataaattttttttatataaaattcctaattttatatttgaaaCTTTGGAGACCTATGAAATGTCGTAGGATTTGATGCCTCTGCTAGCTAAGATTACTAGCACTTTGAGTTTTATAATACCAAATCATGTAACTTCTTATTGAAATCGGAGAGACTTTTCATTGTACTCGAAATACATAACTGAATATGAAATGTTATTATACAATTAGAAAgctcttgaagaaaaaaaaaatatattcaatGGTATAATGACAAGTGGTGTTTCACCCTGTATTTCAGGCAAGTTCAGCAAACGTAACACGTTTACTACTCTTCATGTAGTGTTCCGTCCTGTTTTTCGAACAAGTTCAACAAACGTAACACATTCACTGTTCTTCCCAAAGAGAGATTTTTTCAATATTCCCAAAATACGGGCACATACATCTtatgtcattatacaagtaaataaatattttttaaaaaaaaaatgtttttttactTGTATAATAACATTTGTATTCCAAACACGTTAAAACATCTCTCCCTCCCaaatctttcttcttatatttgCAATTAAAATTGTAATAAGAGATTAAGAGTGCAGTGATTTGGCTCGGTTGTGAAGATTCTATCATTTGGGTCTTGGTTTTTTGGGAATAATTGTGTGATCATTATGCTGGACTGGAGAATGGAGATAACtatcaaaatcatcaaaacccaAGTGACACTTATGTGCTAATGATGGAGGTCAATTGCATGCCTTACTCTTCTGAGTAGAAACTTGATTCTCCTCGGTCATTGGCAAAGTTTCCTACAAAATTTCGAATTTCGTGTTAATTAATACATATAACGACACATGATAAGATTGAGACATAGTTTAGTATAATTTGCTATGAAATAAATCTTGATCTAGTTTTCGAGAGTATAGTAGCTTATAGGAAATGGGGTTGTCAATGTGGCATTACCCTAAATTTATTACGTGTTGACGTATACTGTAACTTTTGTACATGACACGTGATAAGTTTGAGACAAAGTTATCTTGAGTATCATGTTTCCTTAAAAGAGATTTAGACAATATAATTGAAGTTATCTCTCAACTACACCCAACAAACTCCCTcaaatttagagagaaacttCCCAGAAATGCAATCACTGTTAAACTAATAGTTCATTAACCCTAAATCCAAAAGCCAAAAATTATAAAAGAGTTTAAAGAAGCAGATTTTGGTTAGCTTATTGAAAAGGGtactattttttttacaaacaaataaataaaacaagaagCTATTTAACATGATTAATTTGGTACCACCTATGGGCTGGAGGAACAACTTTCCAATTAGAAGGCAATGAAAATAAAGTTTCCCCTTATTTAACTGTTAAATTAGTGGTTCATTTTTTTCTGCCTTTAATCTGCTTTTTTGAACATTTGTTTACAGTTAATTTGCCAACGGTTTGTCAAATAATGCAAGAATTAAGCATCTTTGAATACGTAAGAAACGTAAAACAAAACTTCATCATTCGTACTTTTCCAAAAAGGCCCAACAATAGCCGGCTCACAGCTAGAAAACCTAAATCTGGAGTATCGTTTGCCTCCATCAAACAGCTACGTCACGATAGATTTTTCCGGTACACGGGATGTACATTATATATCATTATACAAATAGttggatatgtgtgctaaaatgttaataatttaaaaaataaaatttctcaccgttcatattaaaatatgtggtgtaccactcgtgtttctatcacaactaaaaatttctcctctaTCGCAAAATAACCACCACTATCAAGAAAAAGAACCTGCAAAACGTTGTGCTTGTACTTGGTTGTTGTGGAATGCCTTTTGGGTTTTATATAACttatagggtaaaagactgtttactaccctcatgtttcgtggttttcaacatttagtacatcaagtttttttcgtctcagagtcatacctaaagtgtaaattttgggacagtctcatacatccgttagtcaaactgttaagtttttcgttaactgtgatgtggcgcactgactgggcgccacgtatcatccacgttttttttttttttttttttttcttcttcctccttctccttcttccttccttcctccttcctccttccttccctttcttcctcttcttccttcttcttccttctcattctccttcttcttcctgaaTCTGGGgaagctttttttttgttttgttttttttttcttcttcttcttcttcttctttctctttcctctttccttcttcttcttcttcttcttcttcttcttcttccgaatctacccagattcagttttttcttttttttttcttttttcttcttcttcttcttcttcttcttcttcttcttcttcttcttcttcttcttcttcttcttcttcttcttcttcttcttcttcttcttcttcttcttcttcttcttcttcctccgaatttgcctagattcagtttttttttttttcttcttcttcttcttcttcttcttcttcttcttcttcttcttcttcttcttcttcttcttcctccgaatttgcctagattcagttttttttttcttcctccttcttctccttcttccttccccttcttcgttcttcttcttcttcctccgaatttgggggaagatgaaagttttttttttttttttttttgaggaagaagaagaagaagaaggaggaagaaggggaaggaagaaggagaaggaggaagaaaaaattgcagtcggaggaagaagaagaagaagaaggaagaagaaggaagaagaagaaagaaagaaaaaaaaaaaaaaacaaacttccccagatttcggaggaagaagaagaagaaggagaaggaagaagaaggaagaaggggaaggaagaaggagaaggaagaagcaaaaaaaaaaaagaaaaaagaaaaaaaagaaagttgcagtcggaggaagaagaagaaggagaagaaagaagcaaaaaaaaaaaaaaaaacgtagatgacacgtggcgcccagtcagtgcgccacgtcacagttaacgaaaaacttaacagtttgactaacggatgtatgagactgtcccaaaatttacactttaggtatgactctgagacgaaaaaaacttgatgtactaaatgttgaaaaccacgaaacatgagggtagtaaatagTCTTTTACCCTAACTTATATTACCTTTTTATTAAAggaaaatgaatgaaaatgatttgaaaactttgagtttttacCAAAAGGACAAAATGATGTTGTAAGTGAATGATATTAGgaatgactttttagagtaaaaatatccttaacgttaaaagtgaataatacAAGAATTGTTTTGTTAAGACTTCCTTTTATTAATGAAATTTATttagtttgacccaaaaaaaaaaaattaacgatcTTCTACATATTATAGTCTGCAACCATACAAttggaaaattgaaattaaaaataatcaaattatagaaattttttttttgatacatcgatatttttacacagAGTGGAGAGGAAGTTCGGTAAAGCCACACAataggcaacctaatttggtatcaattTATCATCCACAAGATTCGAACCTATAATCTCTTACTTCCAAGTAAAAAGTgagaataaaattaatttacatgaATGATGATTATGAGATCATTGCTTAATCGCTTGCACGTTACGTTTATACCCAAAAGGGAAAG encodes:
- the LOC103433924 gene encoding heavy metal-associated isoprenylated plant protein 36, which encodes MAKAEAKSEAKPEKPKEIEEVSVPTLKYKIWVLKVPIHCGGCKKKVAKILKKIDGVYKTEFDGSFGKENKVTVTGNVEPEILIRKLAKGGKHAELWLDQKANNSNNSNDKKKKKGKNKERQQGENAKGSQDGNHGGPGCGGSGDKEREAVKAEVVQVQDNGGKKKNEGAGGAGGSKSDEGANAVKVIEGGGAPAKKGAGGGGKGKEVKVEVVRQGKAVNVSGQPDAAEKCFGGDDDDDDSDCAVEKRGGSGGGRDGAGGSGTKKKKKGQKGNANAGDSDENEQCGDAAPARTGLPPNHGNVPRGPPVPYMFNGFNAPRMPPYGTQFPNFAPAPAPAPANHMAPHQLLYEYQYPRHPIQAMNFNTAYPASSYGASQYAAPPPHAHSYSYVSQSVAAETEPRSYHSDSYPQYHPSQPVYNPPQQSDSFVLFSDENPNGCTIM